In a single window of the Nodularia spumigena CCY9414 genome:
- the recJ gene encoding single-stranded-DNA-specific exonuclease RecJ, whose product MQWIIETPEKPPDWFIQIVKQYTPASMGLYAAQLLWQRGIKDKQKLAAFTDYKTYQPASPFEFGAEMQLAMERLQQARNNNDKIAIWGDFDADGITATAVLWDGLGQFFEQNTQLTYYIPNRLKESHGLNYPGIDNLQKQGCKLIVTCDTGSTNINEIIYAQKLGIDVIVTDHHTLPEERPPVTAIINPRYLPSEHQLFHFSGVAVAFKLIEALYLTLPNVPQNPLTDLLDLVAVGLIADLVQLSGDCRYLAQLGIQKLQADFQQPVTARRRPGIGRLLELCQKNGDRPTDISFGLGPRINAVSRIQGDASFCVELLTSRDLKHCHQLAEFTELANTRRKSVQKDVQAQVAQKLTQLDLSTTSVIVLEDSQWPAGVLGLVAGQIAQETGRPTILLSTEERTQGTTPTPYSPLPTPLLARGSARSVNFVDLYQLVKKQAHLLNSFGGHPFAAGLSLLPENIPLFTDAINQQLRQTLGGTTLTPTVQADLTVTVADLGKELFLELKLLEPCGMGNPVPKLLIKNCWFENSRHRNQQDWKGKKVQYIKTDFNIRDESTNSPFPGIWWGHYKDELPLGRCDCIAELDYNTFNKRYEIRLIAVRSAVNSEAINCVYSQIILDWRNQDYSELINQHSVLVMVDCPTSWDDLRGWLRRCLYNNQQLAIAWSKPNHQPPRQIWLTLVGIAKYLSRTNQSVTRFQLLEKLGIRDQTLFWGIEALKYLGFTVTREDRDFHIIWNNSTNCENIGDASVERFLAAIREEQFQQNYFAEVPLSTIIAIAHKPA is encoded by the coding sequence ATGCAATGGATTATAGAAACACCCGAAAAACCACCAGACTGGTTCATCCAAATAGTCAAACAGTATACACCAGCATCAATGGGATTGTATGCAGCACAATTATTGTGGCAAAGAGGAATTAAAGACAAACAAAAATTAGCAGCCTTTACCGACTATAAAACCTATCAACCAGCCAGCCCCTTTGAATTTGGCGCAGAAATGCAGTTAGCTATGGAAAGACTGCAACAGGCACGAAATAACAATGATAAAATTGCCATTTGGGGAGACTTTGACGCTGATGGAATTACAGCTACGGCTGTTTTATGGGATGGTTTAGGACAATTTTTTGAGCAAAATACCCAGTTAACTTATTACATCCCCAATCGCCTGAAAGAATCTCACGGACTCAATTATCCAGGAATTGATAATTTACAAAAACAAGGTTGTAAATTAATAGTAACTTGCGACACAGGCAGTACAAATATTAATGAAATTATTTATGCTCAAAAATTAGGAATAGATGTCATAGTTACAGACCACCATACATTACCTGAAGAACGCCCACCAGTTACAGCAATTATCAACCCCCGCTATTTACCCAGTGAACATCAATTATTTCATTTTTCTGGGGTAGCGGTAGCTTTTAAGTTAATTGAAGCTCTTTATTTAACCTTACCAAATGTTCCCCAAAATCCATTAACAGATTTATTAGATTTAGTCGCAGTGGGATTAATTGCTGATTTGGTGCAGTTAAGTGGAGACTGTCGGTATTTAGCGCAATTAGGTATTCAAAAACTGCAAGCCGACTTTCAGCAGCCAGTGACAGCCCGACGAAGGCCAGGGATAGGGCGATTATTAGAATTATGCCAGAAAAATGGCGATCGCCCCACAGATATTTCCTTCGGTTTAGGACCACGCATTAACGCTGTGAGTCGCATTCAAGGCGATGCTAGTTTCTGCGTAGAGTTATTAACTAGCCGGGATCTTAAACATTGTCATCAACTAGCCGAATTTACAGAACTCGCTAACACCCGCCGCAAATCTGTACAAAAAGATGTCCAAGCCCAAGTAGCACAAAAACTTACCCAGCTAGACTTATCAACCACCAGCGTTATTGTTTTAGAAGATAGCCAATGGCCTGCGGGAGTTTTGGGTTTAGTCGCTGGACAAATAGCCCAAGAAACAGGCCGTCCGACCATTTTATTAAGTACAGAAGAACGAACACAAGGTACTACCCCTACTCCCTACTCCCCACTCCCTACTCCCCTCTTAGCCCGTGGTTCTGCCCGTTCTGTTAATTTTGTTGATTTATACCAATTGGTAAAAAAGCAAGCACATCTGTTAAATAGCTTTGGTGGACATCCCTTTGCGGCTGGTTTGAGTTTATTACCGGAAAATATTCCTTTATTTACAGATGCTATTAATCAGCAGTTAAGGCAAACTTTAGGGGGAACAACTCTCACGCCCACTGTACAAGCTGATTTAACAGTAACTGTCGCTGATTTAGGCAAAGAGTTATTTTTGGAACTCAAACTTCTGGAACCTTGTGGAATGGGAAATCCTGTGCCAAAACTGTTAATTAAAAATTGCTGGTTTGAAAATTCTAGGCATCGCAATCAGCAGGATTGGAAAGGAAAAAAGGTACAGTATATTAAAACTGATTTTAATATTCGGGATGAGTCTACTAACAGCCCGTTTCCTGGTATTTGGTGGGGACACTATAAAGATGAATTGCCTCTAGGTAGGTGTGATTGCATTGCCGAACTAGATTATAATACTTTTAATAAGCGCTATGAAATTAGATTAATTGCTGTGCGTTCTGCGGTTAATTCGGAGGCGATAAATTGCGTTTATAGTCAAATTATCTTAGATTGGCGAAATCAAGATTACTCTGAACTGATAAATCAGCATTCAGTGCTTGTGATGGTAGATTGTCCGACAAGCTGGGATGATTTACGTGGATGGTTAAGGCGATGTCTTTATAATAATCAACAATTAGCGATCGCCTGGTCTAAACCCAATCATCAACCACCCAGGCAAATTTGGCTGACTTTGGTTGGTATTGCTAAATATCTGAGTCGCACAAATCAATCTGTTACCCGCTTCCAACTTTTAGAAAAACTCGGCATTCGTGACCAAACGTTGTTTTGGGGAATCGAAGCTTTAAAATATTTAGGGTTCACAGTCACAAGAGAAGACCGTGATTTTCACATTATTTGGAATAATAGCACCAATTGCGAAAACATTGGTGATGCATCTGTAGAAAGATTTTTAGCCGCTATCAGGGAAGAACAATTCCAGCAAAATTATTTTGCTGAAGTTCCTCTATCGACAATTATAGCGATCGCTCATAAACCTGCTTGA
- a CDS encoding DUF4347 domain-containing protein, whose protein sequence is MSNNYFFSKTDTDTVVFIDSSVPNYKRLQEGVLEGVKTFILSPNRDGIEEITEVLQQNSQITRLHIVSHGSPEYLYLGNTQLSLENLHNYQSLTRTWNVESILLHNSNSSLNARDSTSDRIAYVGLIGNPTNTNKINLSDSFVTTATPEARSAAFPEVNQTDTSSSKFAPGNNVTEQEITSVQPNINEGVDPVIPTAHPRILGCSCSSCARPLVDRNQINNPPQELTAPVSAALDLSQTFFLNSLAGANHTIYLDFNGHTTSGTFWNESYGTNIVTPAFDLDGNTASFSSTELQRIQYIWQRVAEDFIPFNVNVTTQAPTDINDLIKSGANDTRWGVRAVIGGSGLDWIGQRLSGIAYLNSFNWGTDTPTFMFSKDMGGQEKPIAETISHEVGHTLGLKHDGTINPREEYYYGHGSGETGWAPIMGYSDFQNVTQWTKGEYASATNTEDDLQIITTKNGFGYRTDDTGNTIATAKALNVSGTTLNGSGIIERNTDIDYYSFFTGAGAISLTVNPFTRGPNLDILAELYDSVGTLIVSSNPTESLFASIDTSVAAGTYYLKIDGVGKGDPFTTGYTDYGSLGQYTISGNIAASNITPTITLAISPDSVTEDGTTNLVYTFTRTENTTNALTVNYSVAGTATFNNDYSQIGAASFTDTTGTITFAANSATATLTIDPTADTIVEDDETVALTLNSGTGYTVATATAVTGTITNDDFLNEPPRVILNINGNSNEYALSAASQNVTNEFTISADKTELGLSGNTWKKLDIGSYNITNNTILEFEFQSSKRGEIHGIGFDTDNDVVNNPQNLFQLSGTQNWGLNNFKNYSTGSGWQSYSITVGDYFTGDFNYLTFANDHDVASPDSNGQFRNIQLYENQNNISVNINGNSNEYALSAASQNVTNEFTISADKTELGLSGNTWKKLDIGSYNITNNTILEFEFQSSKRGEIHGIGFDTDNDVINNPQNLFQLSGTQNWGLNNFKNYSTGSGWQSYSITVGDYFTGDFNYLTFANDHDVASPDSNGQFRNIQLYENQNNISVNINGNSNEYALSAASQNVTNEFTISADKTELGLSGNTWKKLDIGSYNITNNTILEFEFQSSKRGEIHGIGFDTDNDVVNNPPKL, encoded by the coding sequence ATGTCAAATAACTATTTTTTCTCTAAAACCGATACCGATACGGTTGTTTTTATTGATTCCTCCGTTCCCAACTACAAAAGGCTACAGGAAGGAGTTCTTGAGGGAGTAAAAACATTTATTCTTTCGCCAAATCGAGACGGGATTGAGGAAATTACCGAAGTCTTACAACAAAATTCCCAAATTACCAGGTTACATATCGTTTCTCACGGTTCTCCAGAATATTTGTACTTAGGTAATACGCAACTGAGTTTGGAGAATTTACATAATTATCAATCACTAACCAGAACTTGGAACGTTGAGTCGATTCTTCTGCATAACAGCAACAGCAGTCTTAATGCCAGAGATAGCACAAGCGATCGCATAGCGTATGTGGGTCTAATCGGCAACCCCACCAATACTAATAAAATTAATTTATCAGATAGTTTTGTTACAACTGCCACACCAGAAGCGAGAAGTGCTGCATTCCCAGAAGTGAATCAGACAGATACATCTAGTTCTAAATTTGCGCCAGGGAATAACGTAACTGAACAAGAAATCACATCTGTGCAGCCGAATATCAACGAAGGTGTAGATCCTGTTATCCCTACAGCACATCCACGCATTTTAGGGTGTAGTTGCTCATCTTGTGCGCGTCCTTTAGTTGATCGAAATCAAATCAATAATCCACCCCAAGAGTTAACAGCACCTGTATCAGCAGCTTTAGATTTATCCCAAACTTTCTTCCTAAACAGCCTAGCAGGTGCTAACCACACAATTTATTTAGATTTCAACGGGCATACCACCTCTGGTACTTTCTGGAATGAAAGTTATGGTACTAATATTGTTACCCCTGCCTTCGACCTAGACGGCAATACAGCCTCATTTAGCTCGACTGAACTGCAAAGAATTCAGTATATTTGGCAGCGTGTAGCTGAAGATTTTATCCCCTTTAATGTTAATGTCACAACCCAAGCACCAACAGATATTAACGATCTGATTAAGAGTGGTGCTAACGATACTCGCTGGGGTGTGCGTGCTGTTATCGGTGGTAGCGGCTTGGACTGGATTGGTCAGAGATTATCAGGAATCGCCTACCTTAATTCTTTCAATTGGGGTACTGATACTCCCACTTTTATGTTTAGTAAGGATATGGGCGGCCAGGAGAAACCTATTGCTGAGACTATCTCCCATGAAGTTGGTCATACTCTAGGACTCAAGCATGATGGAACTATTAACCCAAGAGAAGAATACTACTATGGACATGGTAGCGGGGAGACTGGCTGGGCACCAATTATGGGATACTCAGACTTCCAGAACGTAACCCAGTGGACCAAAGGCGAGTATGCTTCCGCTACCAATACTGAAGATGATTTGCAAATTATTACGACCAAAAATGGGTTCGGCTACCGAACAGATGATACTGGTAATACAATTGCTACAGCCAAGGCATTAAATGTTTCTGGTACAACATTGAATGGTAGTGGCATCATCGAACGTAATACAGATATTGATTACTATAGTTTTTTCACGGGTGCTGGTGCAATTAGCTTAACCGTGAATCCCTTTACTCGCGGACCAAACCTAGACATTTTAGCAGAGTTATACGATTCTGTTGGTACATTAATTGTATCCTCCAATCCCACAGAGTCACTCTTTGCAAGTATCGACACAAGTGTGGCGGCTGGAACCTATTACCTCAAAATTGATGGTGTAGGTAAAGGAGATCCTTTTACTACCGGCTACACAGATTACGGCAGTTTGGGGCAGTACACTATCAGTGGTAATATTGCTGCCTCTAATATTACTCCTACAATTACCCTAGCAATATCTCCAGATAGCGTCACCGAAGATGGCACAACCAACCTAGTTTATACCTTCACTCGTACAGAAAACACCACCAATGCTTTAACTGTGAATTATAGCGTTGCTGGTACAGCCACCTTCAATAACGATTACAGCCAAATTGGTGCAGCCAGTTTCACAGATACGACTGGAACTATTACCTTTGCGGCTAATTCTGCCACCGCAACTCTTACCATTGACCCCACAGCAGATACCATCGTTGAAGATGATGAAACTGTTGCTTTAACCTTAAATTCTGGCACGGGTTATACAGTTGCTACCGCAACCGCAGTTACTGGAACCATCACTAATGATGATTTTCTCAACGAACCCCCCAGGGTGATTTTAAACATCAACGGTAATAGCAACGAATACGCTCTTTCCGCCGCCTCCCAAAATGTCACAAATGAATTCACTATCTCTGCTGATAAAACTGAACTAGGACTATCCGGTAACACTTGGAAAAAACTGGACATTGGTAGTTACAATATTACCAACAACACCATCCTGGAATTTGAATTCCAAAGCAGCAAACGAGGAGAAATTCACGGTATTGGTTTTGATACTGACAATGATGTAGTCAATAACCCCCAAAACTTATTCCAACTCAGTGGAACTCAAAATTGGGGACTAAATAACTTTAAAAACTATAGCACTGGTTCTGGTTGGCAATCTTACAGTATTACCGTAGGAGATTACTTCACCGGAGATTTCAACTACCTCACCTTTGCCAATGACCATGATGTAGCCTCACCTGATAGTAATGGTCAGTTCCGCAATATCCAACTCTACGAGAATCAGAATAACATCAGCGTCAACATCAACGGTAATAGCAACGAATACGCTCTTTCCGCCGCCTCCCAAAATGTCACAAATGAATTCACTATCTCTGCTGATAAAACTGAACTAGGACTATCCGGTAACACCTGGAAAAAACTGGACATTGGTAGTTACAATATTACCAACAACACCATCCTGGAATTTGAATTCCAAAGCAGCAAACGAGGAGAAATTCACGGAATTGGTTTTGATACTGACAATGATGTCATCAATAACCCCCAAAACTTATTCCAACTTAGTGGAACTCAAAATTGGGGACTGAATAACTTTAAAAACTATAGCACTGGTTCTGGTTGGCAATCTTACAGTATTACCGTAGGAGATTACTTCACCGGAGATTTCAACTACCTCACCTTTGCCAATGACCATGATGTAGCCTCACCTGATAGTAATGGTCAGTTCCGCAATATCCAACTCTACGAGAATCAGAATAACATCAGCGTCAATATCAACGGTAATAGCAACGAATACGCTCTTTCCGCCGCCTCCCAAAATGTCACAAATGAATTCACTATCTCTGCTGATAAAACTGAACTAGGACTATCCGGTAACACCTGGAAAAAACTGGACATTGGTAGTTACAATATTACCAACAACACCATCCTGGAATTTGAATTCCAAAGCAGCAAACGAGGAGAAATTCACGGTATTGGTTTTGATACTGACAATGATGTAGTCAATAACCCCCCAAAACTTA
- a CDS encoding tetratricopeptide repeat protein, which translates to DQALERYEDALKFYRDIGARLGEANTLKAIGDVLQFLKRSDQALERYEDALKFYRDIGARLGEANTLKAIGDVLQFLKRSDQALERYEDALKFYRDIGDRLGEANTLKAIGDVLQFLDRRDQALERYEDALKFYRDIGARLGEANTLIAIGDVLQFLKRSDQALERYEDALKFYRDIGDRLGEANTLKAIGDVLQFLDRRDQALERYEDALKFYRDIGARLGEANTLKAIGDVLQFLKRSDQALERYEDALKFYRDIGARLGEANTLKAIGDVLQFLKRSDQALERYEDALKFYRDIGDRLGEANVLQEFGKLQPEPQAALEYLQSAQNLYTQIGSVYSQSRNLLFIADVQLKMADSDAAINSLNNAIALASTINYAPLQESAQNRIAEINSASWKDRLKNLFEQRWLKLALCFLLGLITFLLLRR; encoded by the coding sequence GTGACCAAGCTTTAGAACGCTACGAAGATGCTTTAAAATTCTACCGCGATATAGGCGCTCGCTTGGGTGAAGCTAATACATTAAAAGCCATTGGCGATGTTTTGCAGTTTCTCAAACGTAGTGACCAAGCTTTAGAACGCTACGAAGATGCTTTAAAATTCTACCGCGATATAGGCGCTCGCTTGGGTGAAGCTAATACATTAAAAGCCATTGGCGATGTTTTGCAGTTTCTCAAACGTAGTGACCAAGCTTTAGAACGCTACGAAGATGCTTTAAAATTCTACCGCGATATAGGCGATCGCTTGGGTGAAGCAAATACATTAAAAGCCATTGGCGATGTTTTGCAGTTTCTAGACCGACGTGACCAAGCTTTAGAACGCTACGAAGATGCTTTAAAATTCTACCGCGATATAGGCGCTCGCTTGGGTGAAGCAAATACATTAATAGCCATTGGCGATGTTTTGCAGTTTCTCAAACGTAGTGACCAAGCTTTAGAACGCTACGAAGATGCTTTAAAATTCTACCGCGATATAGGCGATCGCTTGGGTGAAGCAAATACATTAAAAGCCATTGGCGATGTTTTGCAGTTTCTAGACCGACGTGACCAAGCTTTAGAACGCTACGAAGATGCTTTAAAATTCTACCGCGATATAGGCGCTCGCTTGGGTGAAGCTAATACATTAAAAGCCATTGGCGATGTTTTGCAGTTTCTCAAACGTAGTGACCAAGCTTTAGAACGCTACGAAGATGCTTTAAAATTCTACCGCGATATAGGCGCTCGCTTGGGTGAAGCTAATACATTAAAAGCCATTGGCGATGTTTTGCAGTTTCTCAAACGTAGTGACCAAGCTTTAGAACGCTACGAAGATGCTTTAAAATTCTACCGCGATATAGGCGATCGCTTGGGTGAAGCTAACGTTCTGCAAGAGTTTGGTAAATTACAACCAGAACCCCAAGCAGCACTAGAATATCTCCAGTCAGCCCAAAACCTCTACACCCAAATTGGCAGTGTTTATAGTCAAAGTCGTAATTTGCTGTTTATTGCCGATGTCCAGTTAAAAATGGCAGATTCCGATGCTGCAATTAATTCCTTAAATAATGCAATTGCACTCGCCAGCACCATTAACTATGCACCGTTACAAGAATCTGCCCAAAATCGCATAGCCGAAATCAACTCAGCCTCATGGAAAGATAGACTCAAGAATTTGTTTGAACAACGGTGGTTAAAATTGGCGCTGTGTTTTTTGCTCGGCTTAATTACTTTTCTGCTGCTACGCCGCTAA
- the mnmA gene encoding tRNA 2-thiouridine(34) synthase MnmA, translating into MKKVVVGLSGGVDSSTAAAILHHQGYEVIGLTLWLMKGKGQCCSEGMIDAADICEQLGVPHEVVDIREVFQTQIVDFLVTGYSAGITPLPCSQCNKTVKFGPMVQYAREKLDCDRIATGHYAQINYDEATGRYQLLRAVDRNKDQSYFLYDLSQELLKATVFPLGKLDKADTRRIAAEYGLTTANKPESQDLCLVESNGSMRAFLDKYLAPKPGDIVDVAGKVLGQHDGVHHYTIGQRKGLGIAAAEPLYVIELDAVNNKVVVGDRTKGTQPECTVNQVNWVSMAEPSTPIRAEVQIRYRSSPTPVTVIPLENSRVRLVFDEPQFSITPGQAAVWYDGDKVLGGGIIEQFS; encoded by the coding sequence ATGAAAAAAGTCGTCGTTGGTCTTTCTGGTGGTGTTGACAGTTCCACCGCCGCAGCTATTCTGCATCATCAGGGCTATGAAGTAATTGGTTTGACTCTTTGGCTAATGAAAGGTAAGGGTCAATGTTGCTCTGAAGGAATGATCGACGCGGCTGATATCTGTGAACAGTTGGGGGTTCCCCATGAAGTTGTGGATATTCGTGAGGTCTTTCAAACCCAGATTGTCGATTTCCTGGTGACTGGTTACAGCGCTGGGATTACTCCTCTGCCTTGTTCTCAGTGTAATAAGACGGTGAAGTTTGGGCCTATGGTGCAGTATGCTCGTGAAAAGTTAGACTGCGATCGCATTGCTACTGGTCACTATGCTCAAATTAACTATGATGAAGCTACTGGACGTTACCAGTTATTAAGGGCTGTTGACCGTAACAAAGACCAATCTTATTTTCTATATGATTTGTCTCAAGAGTTACTAAAAGCAACAGTATTTCCTCTAGGAAAACTCGATAAAGCCGACACCCGCCGCATTGCTGCTGAATACGGGTTAACCACTGCAAATAAGCCAGAAAGTCAAGATTTGTGTTTAGTGGAAAGTAACGGCTCCATGCGGGCATTTCTGGATAAATATCTTGCGCCCAAACCGGGGGATATTGTGGATGTCGCTGGGAAAGTTTTGGGACAGCATGATGGTGTCCATCACTACACTATTGGACAGCGCAAAGGTTTGGGAATTGCGGCGGCTGAACCTCTGTATGTGATTGAATTAGATGCAGTTAATAATAAAGTGGTTGTAGGCGATCGCACCAAGGGAACTCAACCAGAATGCACAGTCAATCAAGTAAATTGGGTTTCTATGGCTGAACCATCCACACCCATTCGCGCCGAAGTACAAATTCGTTATCGTTCTAGCCCCACACCAGTGACGGTGATTCCTCTGGAAAATTCCCGTGTGCGTTTGGTGTTTGATGAACCGCAATTCAGCATCACCCCCGGACAAGCTGCGGTCTGGTACGATGGCGATAAAGTCTTAGGTGGCGGGATTATTGAACAATTTAGCTAA
- a CDS encoding bifunctional ADP-dependent NAD(P)H-hydrate dehydratase/NAD(P)H-hydrate epimerase has product MQDRQAQVSQVVVTARQMRDVEGRIFAARMPVAALMEKVAGLIALRVQQVEGSRVGILVGPGHNGGDALVVARELYFRGYVVWLYSPFSQLKELTSQHLQYAQSLGIPCYHDVEQLPDCDFLIDGLFGFGLERPITDHIALAINQLNQWKQPILSIDIPSGIHTDTGEVLGTAIRATHTFCLGLWKLAFLQDQALEYIGKAELIDFDIPWADVEAVLGDTPRIKRITPGTVKLTLPLPRPPVTHKYKEGHLLLICGSRRYAGGAILTALGARASGVGMLSIAVPESLKPLLVSHLPEALIIGCPETETGAIAHLQLPQKTDMSSFNAIACGPGLTLDATPIFPEVISSEVSLVLDADGLNILAQMGTIPTLKKRQALTVLTPHTGEFQRLFPDIADPKQDRVKAVQEAAVQSGAVVLLKGARTAIANAQGAIWINPESTPALARGGSGDVLTGLIGGLLAQAATKEIPVEDIVATGAWWHSQAGILAAQERTELGVDAFTLTQYLMKVISQLPTLGWG; this is encoded by the coding sequence ATGCAAGATAGACAAGCACAAGTTTCACAAGTGGTAGTCACCGCTAGGCAAATGCGGGATGTTGAAGGGCGCATCTTTGCTGCAAGAATGCCTGTGGCGGCTTTAATGGAAAAGGTGGCGGGATTAATTGCTCTTCGTGTTCAGCAAGTGGAAGGATCTCGTGTCGGGATTTTGGTCGGTCCTGGTCATAATGGTGGTGATGCTTTGGTTGTCGCTCGTGAATTATACTTTCGCGGGTATGTAGTTTGGCTATATTCTCCTTTTTCTCAGTTGAAGGAGTTAACTTCGCAGCATTTACAATATGCTCAAAGTTTAGGTATTCCGTGTTATCACGATGTTGAGCAATTGCCTGATTGTGATTTTTTGATTGATGGCTTGTTTGGTTTTGGTTTAGAAAGACCAATTACTGATCATATTGCTTTGGCAATTAATCAACTAAATCAATGGAAACAGCCGATTTTGAGTATTGATATCCCTTCTGGTATACACACTGATACAGGTGAAGTGTTAGGCACTGCTATTCGGGCGACTCACACGTTTTGCTTGGGTTTATGGAAGTTGGCTTTTTTGCAAGACCAAGCTTTAGAATATATTGGCAAAGCTGAGTTAATTGATTTTGATATTCCTTGGGCTGATGTGGAAGCTGTTTTAGGGGATACACCCAGAATTAAACGCATTACCCCAGGAACAGTAAAATTAACTTTACCTTTACCTCGTCCACCAGTAACGCATAAATATAAGGAAGGTCATTTACTGCTGATTTGTGGTTCCCGTCGCTATGCAGGGGGGGCAATTTTAACGGCTTTGGGTGCGCGTGCTAGTGGTGTGGGTATGCTTTCAATTGCTGTGCCAGAATCTTTAAAGCCGCTTTTAGTATCGCATTTGCCGGAGGCTTTAATTATAGGTTGTCCAGAGACGGAAACGGGAGCGATCGCACATTTGCAATTACCCCAAAAAACTGATATGAGTTCTTTTAATGCGATCGCCTGTGGTCCTGGTTTAACATTAGATGCTACCCCCATTTTCCCAGAGGTGATTTCTAGCGAAGTTTCTTTAGTTCTCGATGCTGATGGTTTGAATATTTTAGCACAGATGGGAACCATACCTACATTAAAAAAGCGTCAAGCACTAACAGTTCTCACACCCCACACAGGGGAATTTCAGCGCTTATTTCCCGATATTGCTGACCCTAAGCAGGACAGGGTAAAGGCAGTCCAGGAAGCGGCTGTACAAAGTGGGGCTGTAGTGTTATTAAAAGGGGCGAGAACTGCGATCGCTAACGCCCAAGGTGCAATTTGGATTAATCCCGAAAGTACACCAGCTTTAGCCCGTGGTGGTAGTGGCGACGTATTGACAGGGTTAATAGGCGGATTATTAGCACAAGCAGCAACTAAAGAAATTCCTGTAGAAGATATTGTAGCAACTGGGGCTTGGTGGCATTCTCAAGCTGGTATTTTAGCAGCCCAAGAACGCACAGAATTAGGTGTAGATGCTTTCACCTTGACACAATATCTGATGAAAGTTATCAGTCAATTACCTACACTGGGTTGGGGTTAA
- a CDS encoding thylakoid membrane photosystem I accumulation factor, translating to MKSIKFLFLHKTIAGWRRRLSQCLLLLACLLMINIQPALAGINDDVYDGNIFVIYAGNGSLVPPRQSLAKALEENKPVFLAFYVDDSTDCKKYAISISQVQEFYGRAAEIIPIDVDTIPVKQTYEPTEPGYYYSGAVPQVVVFDKSGQVLLNKTGQVPYEEIDDKFREAFDLLPRAESLPLQRRSFNEFSSELAE from the coding sequence ATGAAAAGCATAAAGTTTCTTTTTTTACATAAAACAATTGCGGGCTGGCGGCGAAGACTGTCCCAATGCTTGTTGTTGCTTGCTTGTCTATTGATGATAAATATACAACCTGCACTTGCTGGTATTAATGATGATGTTTATGATGGTAACATTTTCGTGATTTATGCTGGCAATGGTTCGCTGGTTCCGCCCAGACAGAGTTTAGCAAAAGCCTTAGAAGAAAATAAGCCTGTATTCTTAGCGTTTTATGTCGATGACAGCACTGATTGTAAAAAATACGCTATTTCCATTTCACAGGTTCAGGAATTCTACGGACGAGCCGCAGAAATTATCCCCATAGATGTGGATACCATCCCTGTTAAACAAACTTATGAACCCACTGAACCAGGATACTATTATTCTGGGGCTGTGCCTCAAGTTGTAGTCTTTGATAAATCAGGTCAAGTACTTTTAAATAAAACAGGACAAGTACCTTACGAAGAAATAGACGATAAATTTCGAGAAGCGTTTGATTTATTACCCCGCGCCGAATCTTTGCCATTACAGCGACGTTCATTCAACGAATTTAGTAGTGAGTTAGCCGAATAA